The Arabidopsis thaliana chromosome 5, partial sequence genomic interval AGAGGAATAAGAGTCAATGCCATTGATAAGAGGAAGCGAGTTTCTTGATAACACTTGTTGTcgtctctttcttcatctttctcataGCCCAAATATGTAATGACGTTGTCAATTAAAGGCATAAAAGTCAAGCCAAATCAAATTGCATTGAAATTCATTTCAAGCTGCAGAGGTTAAGCTGAATCAAATCCGAATTTAGTGCAATCAAGCTGAATAAATCTCGACTGGACTAGTTAgtttactaataataatacaagaagaagaaaatgcaGTTTTCATCCAAAGAGACACTGTCAGTTGTTCCACTTATAGTAAGGCCCACAGTACGTGCAAGGTCGCTCAGTCGCTGATGATGATGTCATCAAAACGTTGCGTATCATCGCCGAGTCAACAAGACAGTCGGAAATAGATTATTCAGTCCAAAGCGACAAGTAGAGAGTCAACGACTTATGATGAATAGATGAAGAAACAATACTTGAAAGAGTTTTGGAATCCTCAAGCATCATCCATGAGTTCTGTCCAAATTACAAACCAAAGTTTTCCAAATCCTCGAAcatgtttatgattttaatcGAATCTAAATTCTCATCACAGATAAACATAATCATCTTCGCAGTCCACGAACCTCTATTTCACATATGCTATATCGCCACAGCAATGCAAgtagatcttcttcttgaatgGAAACTCTCCCAACATATACAAATTTCTTCAGCATTACAGAGTTCTTTGCAAAGTACCTTGCTACTTTCATCACATAACGCTTTCTACAGAGTCTGCTTCTTATCTCTACAAACTCTAGCGATGATAGGAAACACGGAGGCACAGACGAGACTCTTGATTGTTGTTCCGTCTCAGCGGAAGATAGTAGACCCTGAAAAATACAcaacatacaaaacaaaaaaagatgaatgaGGACAACCGAATTCTCCAGGAAATATTTTGATAGTTTCATCTCTTCTCCATTTCCATAGTTGGGTCTTATAATCTCAACATTCTCAAGGCTTGATTGCAAACACTTTGGCACTGATGATGAGAAACTAGTTTCTTCAGTTTCCATTTCACCTTTTAGCTTCTACATATGTCAATTATCCCAAACGGATGAAAGTGAAACatgttttataaagaaaaatcactTACCAAGACAAGGGATTTGAGATTTGGACAGCTCTCAAGAACGCATGGCAACATTTCCAAATCACAATCATAGAATCTCGCATTTAACCGCACCATGTTACAAAACTGAGGCATCGGTTCGTGCTTCAAGTAGTGACAAATGATCtgcaaaacacaaagaaaatgcAGTTTTTATCCAAAGAGACAGTGTCAAAAGTTCAACTATATATCTGTGTATACCATCAAAGTTGTTCCACTTATAGTTAGGTCCCTTATGCTTGAGAGCCCGGTGAGTAATTTACCAACATTGCTTCTCTCGAACGTGACAGGTAGATCCCAAATATCGTTCACATTAAAACTAACCTTGATATCTGCTTTTGCGGATGAACCCAAATTGCTTATCACAAAACTCGCCGACTGATCATCTTTAAGACTCAGATACGCCAGCCGAGGAGCATCAATGATAACCTTCCACTCGTCGATATCATCAATAAACCAACCGTTGGAACTATCAAGAACGAGTTTGAGACTGTTAAGTGACCTAGAGCGCACCCGTAAAATCTTCTCGGTGATAATATCTACAATTCTAACAACGGTTAAATCTTCAAGAACCGGGCATGATGAGATGAAGTTCTCCAGAGTCTCaagacaataatatatattctcttctAGATGCATCACCTTGAGATTTGGCAAAGATACAAACTCGTAACGATGCAGCGTCACAAAATGAAGTCTCAATGAAACCAAAGTCTCACTTAAGTAAAGGGTTAGATACACTGCCTCAAAATGAAAACTGAAGCGACAGTCGACTTCAAGATGTTGGATTCTACGATTAACAGCGTCTTGGATCCACGGCATGATTGTACACATATCAACATCATCCCTCTCAACTGAAAGCTTGAACTTGTGTAAGCATGAATCCTTGGAGAATTCAAGAAACCGAGAGGCGAAACTGACGAATGTAGTGGCATCATCGAAAGCATCAATATCTATATCCAAGACAGGGGTTGAAAGCCAGATACTTCTCCATCTGGTTGACAAAATGCTAGTAGTAACAGCATTCTTTGTAGGAAGATTTGAGAGTATCTGACACAGCAACTCATCAGGTAGGCTGCTTATCCTATCTCCTCGGTTGCtcatttgatttctcttttggGAAAAACACTCAAGACAAGTTATCTGCATCACAAACAACAAAGCGAAAACCgaatgttttaaaatgatgATCCATGGTTTACATATAGATACCATTATTTCATGATTCAGCTATTCCGCTATTTATCGGACATACCAATGCTCAAAAGTGGAAcgttagagagagagagagagaaataccAAATCACCATCGATTCTTCGCTGCCGAAGAAACCAATAGCGGCGAATGTCGCCGCCCCCACAGATTCGCTACAAAGAGCCTATAGATTCTCTCTGCTTAAGAAACCCTTCTTTTACAATGGATTTAGATGGAAAGATAagataaaaatctaaactagaGATGGGAGTTGACTGAATAGGAtttgtgaaataaaaaatgaaatctaatgaaaaaaaaaacggttcGGGTAAGactataaatattaaattctcCAATACCAAACTATCCTAAAAGGGAAAATGCAATTTGAAGTGTTACAGAAACCTGTGTATCATAGTTGGATAAGTCTCTATACGTTGAACAACTACTTCACAAGAAGCAGAGcattttctaaatttcaaGAGCTCCATGAAGATGACAGACTCTTCCTCCACTTTGCCACAATACAATCGCAGTGTAAACTTCTTGAGCACTGCCTCATTCTCGAGGAAATAGTTTGCTAGTATCATCTCCGCTCCAGCTCGATTTATCGGTCTTTTCATCTTGATGTACTCCAGAGACGGTCTTAAACATTCTGGAACAGGTAATGAGAGCATAGTTTGTTCATTCTTGTATTCCATCGGCTCCTGCATATATATCTATCAAGAAGTAGGTAGGTAAGGTGATTATCTTAATCATGATTATGTGAGTTAGCAATAAGGTAAAGGTTAAGCTAAATCATCACCAAAAACAAGGATTTGAGATTTGGACAGCTCTTAAGCAACATTGGCAACATCTTCAAATAATATTCATAGGAGTTCACACAGAGTCTGGTCATGTGTGGAAACTGGGGCAGCAGTTCAAGATTCAAGTAGAGACAGATAACCTGAAAACAgaatgaaaagacaaaattttcatCCAGAGAGACGTTTGAATGTTTATATAATGCATTGACATCCAAAGAGACATTCAAATATATACCTTCAAATTTTTTCCACTTATAGTCATATCCCTGACGCTTGAGAGCCCGGTGAGTAATTTTCTCACTGCAATTTTCTTTGAGGAGACATTTCCAGCCGAATGATtgtcaaaaatatcaaaatcgaCATCAATATCTACCTTGGCAGATAATCATTACTGTAAAAGTTGTTTTTTAAATGCATGACTTGAGACGAGGTAGAGAAACATACTCAAAATCTGGCAATGACACATTCCTTAGTTTCAAGGATACCAGAGTCTCACAGGTGTGTAAACGCTTGGGTCCATCTTCATAGCAACCAAATAACTCCAATCACATACAAGATCCAAACGCATAACCGCGTTGTGGATCCACCACGTCATGTAAGATGGATCACGGTGATTTATCTCAAACGACAGTTTAAGTATGTGAATGCATAAGTCCTTAGAGTAGTCTAAGAAACTGGTCATAAAGCTCACAAATTTATGGTAACGACGGAAatctgaaattttcaaatccaaaattggAATCAAAAGGCAGACACATTTCCATCTCTGGGACAAAACACTAGTCCTAACAGCAATGTTTGTAGGAAGATTGAGAGTATCTGACACAGAAAATGATCTGGTAACAAACTTATCCTATCTTCTCCAGTTCTACTACGACCTCTTACTACTACTCCTCCTCTATCGCTCATTGCTTGCTTCAATTTTAGACTCTAACAAGATCAACAAAATTCCcaatttaaacataattagACATGAACACATTCAAAACTGGAGCAGGTTAGAAAAATGCTAAGCAAGAGCAACTGAGAGAAATAAGGTAGCAACAGAGTCGCTTCGTcgattagaagaaaagagagcTCACCGTCGATTCGTCGCCGGAGAATGTAGCACCGGAGCTCTTGATAACTCTCAGAGTCACTGGagatttttgagaaatttgtcTGCTTAGGTTCGGATTTGGGAAAGTTTTTTCAACAGAATGAggaaaatatttcttttttaattggGCCTGAGGCCCATATAGAGGCTTTTAACTTTTTGAGTTTAAAATAATCTCAAACATCATCTAAAAGCTTTGGCTAaagcttaaaaaaaaaagtacgaaaagagtttttttaacACCATAAAAACTTCATTTTAGAGGCCAGCGACATATGTGATTTGACAAATGCTAGATCTTCTAGGAAATTCAAGGAAATTCCAGAAGTCGACGGAATATATTTCTTCTGGCGTGGAAGATCTCAAAGGCAGAACAAGTTTTTTGAGGATTGTTGAGTTCTCTACAAAGTATCTTGCTAGTTTCGTTTCAATAGGTTCTCCAACGTACTTTACTCGTTCCATGTTACTTCTACTGCATCCTTTTATCTCTACAAACTCGAGCGATGACAGTAAACACCGAGGCACAAACGAGAgtcttaattcttttttcgGAGTCCAATAACGTAACCCctgtaaaacacaaaacaaatgatattGGTGTTTACATGAGGCACAAACGAGAGTCTTAATTCTCAACTGTATGAAACCTCTAAAGAGTGAAAGACATTACCAAGATTAGGGACTTGAGATTTGGAAAGCTTTCAAGAAACGTTGGCAGCGTTTCCAGTGAGGGTAAGAAAATTTCTACTTCCAAACAGGACAAGTTGCAAAATTTGGGTGAAAATGGCATGGTATTCATGATGAACAACTACTCacagaaaaaaaggaaattggtgagcaaataaaaattcatgaaagagcattatatattatatgattatgatttatgaactAGTAAAACATGCATATACCGCGAACGCTTGGGAAGAGATTTTCATATCGCTGACTCCCGATATACTGGTGAAAAAATTATGTACCATATCTCGCTTTTGTAAGTcgacttcatcatcatcatcattattctTCATATGAAAATAGCCAAGAAGATTGACCTTGGTTAAAGAGCCAGAGTTTCTTATGGTTTTACTCTCATATTGATCAGCTTCAAGATTCAAATACTTGAGTCTAGTGGCATCAATCAAAACCTCAGACTTGTCAAGATCCAAATACTCAACACAACCTTCTATATTGAGACTGGTTAATGTCTGAGATTGCACTCGTAAAACGTTTAC includes:
- a CDS encoding LOW protein: F-box/FBD/LRR-like protein, with amino-acid sequence MVSICKPWIIILKHSVFALLFVMQITCLECFSQKRNQMSNRGDRISSLPDELLCQILSNLPTKNAVTTSILSTRWRSIWLSTPVLDIDIDAFDDATTFVSFASRFLEFSKDSCLHKFKLSVERDDVDMCTIMPWIQDAVNRRIQHLEVDCRFSFHFEAVYLTLYLSETLVSLRLHFVTLHRYEFVSLPNLKVMHLEENIYYCLETLENFISSCPVLEDLTVVRIVDIITEKILRVRSRSLNSLKLVLDSSNGWFIDDIDEWKVIIDAPRLAYLSLKDDQSASFVISNLGSSAKADIKIICHYLKHEPMPQFCNMVRLNARFYDCDLEMLPCVLESCPNLKSLVLGLLSSAETEQQSRVSSVPPCFLSSLEFVEIRSRLCRKRYVMKVARYFAKNSVMLKKFVYVGRVSIQEEDLLALLWRYSICEIEVRGLRR
- a CDS encoding LOW protein: F-box/FBD/LRR-like protein: MVSICKPWIIILKHSVFALLFVMQITCLECFSQKRNQMSNRGDRISSLPDELLCQILSNLPTKNAVTTSILSTRWRSIWLSTPVLDIDIDAFDDATTFVSFASRFLEFSKDSCLHKFKLSVERDDVDMCTIMPWIQDAVNRRIQHLEVDCRFSFHFEAVYLTLYLSETLVSLRLHFVTLHRYEFVSLPNLKVMHLEENIYYCLETLENFISSCPVLEDLTVVRIVDIITEKILRVRSRSLNSLKLVLDSSNGWFIDDIDEWKVIIDAPRLAYLSLKDDQSASFVISNLGSSAKADIKVSFNVNDIWDLPVTFERSNVGKLLTGLSSIRDLTISGTTLMIICHYLKHEPMPQFCNMVRLNARFYDCDLEMLPCVLESCPNLKSLVLGLLSSAETEQQSRVSSVPPCFLSSLEFVEIRSRLCRKRYVMKVARYFAKNSVMLKKFVYVGRVSIQEEDLLALLWRYSICEIEVRGLRR
- a CDS encoding F-box/FBD/LRR protein (F-box/RNI-like superfamily protein; CONTAINS InterPro DOMAIN/s: FBD (InterPro:IPR013596), F-box domain, cyclin-like (InterPro:IPR001810), FBD-like (InterPro:IPR006566), F-box domain, Skp2-like (InterPro:IPR022364), Leucine-rich repeat 2 (InterPro:IPR013101); BEST Arabidopsis thaliana protein match is: F-box/RNI-like/FBD-like domains-containing protein (TAIR:AT5G22730.1); Has 2105 Blast hits to 2068 proteins in 31 species: Archae - 0; Bacteria - 0; Metazoa - 9; Fungi - 0; Plants - 2094; Viruses - 0; Other Eukaryotes - 2 (source: NCBI BLink).); the encoded protein is MEETKVKRTCLERTVCSSKAKEDLISQLPDSLITQILFYLQTKKAVTTSVLSKRWRSLWLSTPGLVLISNDFTDYNAFVSFVDKFLGFSREQKLCLHKLKLSIRKGENDQDCVTRWIDFVATPKLKHLDVEIGPTRCECFEVIPLSLYSCESLLYLRLNHVCLGKFESVSLPCLKTMSLEQNIYANEADLESLISTCPVLEDLSFVSGAYDKVNVLRVQSQTLTSLNIEGCVEYLDLDKSEVLIDATRLKYLNLEADQYESKTIRNSGSLTKVNLLGYFHMKNNDDDDEVDLQKRDMVHNFFTSISGVSDMKISSQAFALFIMNTMPFSPKFCNLSCLEVEIFLPSLETLPTFLESFPNLKSLILGLRYWTPKKELRLSFVPRCLLSSLEFVEIKGCSRSNMERVKYVGEPIETKLARYFVENSTILKKLVLPLRSSTPEEIYSVDFWNFLEFPRRSSICQITYVAGL
- a CDS encoding LOW protein: F-box/FBD/LRR-like protein (F-box/RNI-like/FBD-like domains-containing protein; CONTAINS InterPro DOMAIN/s: F-box domain, cyclin-like (InterPro:IPR001810), FBD (InterPro:IPR013596), F-box domain, Skp2-like (InterPro:IPR022364), FBD-like (InterPro:IPR006566), Leucine-rich repeat 2 (InterPro:IPR013101); BEST Arabidopsis thaliana protein match is: FBD, F-box, Skp2-like and Leucine Rich Repeat domains containing protein (TAIR:AT5G22660.2); Has 2254 Blast hits to 2213 proteins in 26 species: Archae - 0; Bacteria - 0; Metazoa - 1; Fungi - 0; Plants - 2253; Viruses - 0; Other Eukaryotes - 0 (source: NCBI BLink).); its protein translation is MSNRGDRISSLPDELLCQILSNLPTKNAVTTSILSTRWRSIWLSTPVLDIDIDAFDDATTFVSFASRFLEFSKDSCLHKFKLSVERDDVDMCTIMPWIQDAVNRRIQHLEVDCRFSFHFEAVYLTLYLSETLVSLRLHFVTLHRYEFVSLPNLKVMHLEENIYYCLETLENFISSCPVLEDLTVVRIVDIITEKILRVRSRSLNSLKLVLDSSNGWFIDDIDEWKVIIDAPRLAYLSLKDDQSASFVISNLGSSAKADIKVSFNVNDIWDLPVTFERSNVGKLLTGLSSIRDLTISGTTLMIICHYLKHEPMPQFCNMVRLNARFYDCDLEMLPCVLESCPNLKSLVLGLLSSAETEQQSRVSSVPPCFLSSLEFVEIRSRLCRKRYVMKVARYFAKNSVMLKKFVYVGRVSIQEEDLLALLWRYSICEIEVRGLRR